A window of Amphiprion ocellaris isolate individual 3 ecotype Okinawa chromosome 12, ASM2253959v1, whole genome shotgun sequence contains these coding sequences:
- the lft1 gene encoding lefty1, whose amino-acid sequence MDFLRAYLLGTVLFGVAKAFTHEDMKDALLQKLGLEEVPKIHKRDLENLVIPAHIKNKYLSMLKMHHSRRRRSLPSLAGILRGIPGNADISGEYVYSDATRHRMVFDMEARIPDNSEVTMAELKLYQRASYTKRFTMERRHHRPVNNARVSIYWVEVLPNGSNRTSLIDSRLIPIHETGWKSFDVTQAVHYWSKTQQKTPMHLEVWIEGERPGSYAAEMAKSVRFTTQEQTDNTLGKPELILYTLNLEEYGSRGDCDVHQNKDTCCREQYFINFRSLTWTQYWIIEPAGYQAFRCTGGCKQPKRNYGYGERRCTVSESAPLPIMYLVKKGDYTEIEVAEFPNMIVERCACTLDNVSIV is encoded by the exons ATGGATTTCCTCCGCGCTTATCTCCTGGGCACCGTTCTCTTCGGAGTGGCCAAAGCTTTTACGCATGAGGATATGAAGGACGCACTGCTGCAGAAACTGGGGTTGGAGGAAGTTCCAAAGATCCATAAGAGGGATTTGGAGAATCTGGTTATTCCGGCGCATATCAAGAATAAGTACTTGTCCATGCTGAAGATGCACCACAGCAGAAGGCGCAGATCCTTACCCAGTTTGGCGGGCATCCTGAGAGGAATCCCTGGCAATGCAG atATTTCTGGAGAGTATGTGTACTCTGATGCCACCCGGCATCGCATGGTGTTCGACATGGAGGCGAGGATCCCGGATAACAGCGAGGTGACCATGGCGGAGCTGAAGCTCTACCAGCGCGCTTCCTACACCAAACGCTTCACCATGGAGAGGAGGCACCACCGGCCCGTGAACAACGCCAGGGTGAGCATCTACTGGGTGGAGGTGCTGCCCAACGGATCCAACCGGACGTCGCTGATAGACTCCCG GTTGATCCCCATTCACGAAACGGGCTGGAAGAGCTTTGATGTCACCCAGGCGGTGCACTATTGGTCCAAGACGCAGCAGAAGACACCTATGCACCTGGAGGTGTGGATCGAGGGCGAGAGACCCGGCAGCTACGCGGCAGAGATGGCCAAGAGTGTCCGCTTTACCACCCAGGAGCAGACGGACAACACCTTGGGGAAGCCCGAGCTCATCCTCTACACACTCAACCTCGAAGAGTACGG CTCTCGTGGAGACTGCGACGTCCACCAGAACAAAGACACCTGCTGCAGAGAACAGTACTTCATCAACTTTCGCTCGCTCACCTGGACTCAGTACTGGATCATTGAGCCAGCAGGTTACCAGGCCTTCAGGTGCACCGGAGGTTGCAAGCAGCCGAAACGCAACTACGGCTACGGAGAGCGGCGCTGCACGGTGTCCGAAAGTGCACCGCTGCCCATCATGTACCTGGTGAAGAAGGGAGACTACACCGAGATCGAGGTGGCTGAGTTCCCCAACATGATAGTGGAGAGGTGTGCGTGCACATTGGACAACGTCTCCATAGTATGA